The following coding sequences are from one Elusimicrobium minutum Pei191 window:
- the queA gene encoding tRNA preQ1(34) S-adenosylmethionine ribosyltransferase-isomerase QueA: MFERFHNLKINIARTPATPRDSAKLMVLNRDGQKIEHRIFRDISQYFTPGDCLVINDTKVFPAKLFAKKPTGGKVEVLLVRPLEKPNEWTALMRDYKEGIELSFSEDLKAVMDFRNENGEVILKFNNDDVLGYACENGLMPLPQYIEKARKHDGLSASIETDKERYQTVYAQFQGSIAAPTAGFHFTPELLKKIEDKGVKIARVTLHIGWGTFKPLKTDPKEHKMLAEYGTVSEEASKKINEARASGGRIFSVGTTSTRTLESFTENGITKSGGRWTDLFIYPGYKFKAIDCLITNFHFPDSTPLCMASAFASEDFIFKAYNEAVENNYRFYSFGDSMLIL; the protein is encoded by the coding sequence ATGTTTGAAAGATTTCATAATTTAAAAATTAATATCGCCCGCACTCCAGCTACTCCAAGAGACAGCGCTAAACTTATGGTTCTTAACCGTGACGGACAGAAAATAGAACATAGGATATTTAGAGATATTTCCCAGTATTTTACCCCCGGCGACTGTCTTGTAATTAATGACACGAAAGTATTTCCCGCTAAATTATTCGCTAAAAAGCCCACGGGCGGCAAAGTGGAAGTTTTGCTCGTGCGCCCGTTAGAAAAACCTAATGAATGGACGGCCTTAATGCGTGATTATAAAGAAGGCATTGAACTTTCTTTTTCTGAGGATTTAAAAGCGGTAATGGATTTTCGCAATGAAAACGGTGAGGTTATTTTAAAATTTAATAATGATGATGTGCTTGGTTACGCTTGTGAAAACGGGCTTATGCCTTTGCCGCAGTATATTGAAAAAGCAAGAAAGCATGACGGCCTTAGCGCCAGTATTGAAACTGATAAAGAGCGTTATCAAACGGTTTATGCCCAATTTCAAGGTTCTATAGCGGCGCCTACTGCGGGCTTTCATTTTACGCCAGAACTTCTGAAAAAAATTGAGGATAAGGGCGTTAAAATAGCGCGGGTGACTTTACATATCGGCTGGGGCACGTTTAAGCCTTTAAAGACTGACCCTAAAGAACATAAAATGCTTGCCGAATACGGCACTGTAAGTGAGGAAGCCTCAAAAAAAATTAATGAAGCCAGAGCTTCGGGCGGCAGAATATTTTCCGTGGGTACAACCAGCACAAGAACTTTGGAAAGTTTTACCGAAAACGGCATAACAAAAAGCGGGGGGAGATGGACAGATTTATTTATTTACCCGGGATACAAATTTAAAGCTATAGATTGCCTTATAACAAACTTCCACTTTCCCGATTCCACGCCCTTATGTATGGCAAGCGCGTTCGCGTCTGAAGATTTTATTTTTAAAGCGTATAACGAGGCGGTTGAAAATAATTATCGTTTCTATTCTTTTGGAGATTCAATGTTAATATTATGA
- the tgt gene encoding tRNA guanosine(34) transglycosylase Tgt codes for MTKLISPFKILARDENSKARTGILYTKHGMVRTPVFMPVATQACVKALTEEDLNYVGAECLLSNTYHLYLRPGTEALKKLGGLHNFMRWNKSILTDSGGFQVHSLSHLRKITEDGIWFKSHHDGSKHFFSPESVIESEAAIGSDIWTCLDVLMPNSAHKADLRRALATTKLWAERAAAHYKKIVPEQNIQQNEDGSFSVGHSILFGIIQGSIYPDLREEAAKHMARQDVHGFCIGGLSVGETLQEMNTAVEATIPHLPEGKPRYLMGLGTPIEILECIERGVDMFDCVWPTRVARNGQAMTSEGKVNIKNNAHRLSEEPLDKNCDCWVCKRYTRAYLSHLYRAGELTSHRLISIHNIRFLIKTMERVRAAILDGTFRQLKKEIIEKYK; via the coding sequence ATGACAAAACTTATAAGTCCTTTTAAAATTTTAGCTAGAGATGAAAATTCAAAAGCCCGCACGGGTATTCTATATACCAAACACGGTATGGTTCGTACGCCTGTTTTTATGCCTGTGGCCACACAGGCCTGCGTTAAAGCGCTTACTGAAGAGGATTTAAATTATGTGGGCGCTGAATGCCTGCTTTCTAATACTTACCATTTATATCTGCGTCCAGGTACCGAGGCTTTAAAAAAACTTGGCGGACTGCATAATTTTATGCGCTGGAATAAAAGTATTTTAACTGATTCGGGCGGGTTTCAAGTGCACAGCCTTTCGCATTTAAGGAAAATTACCGAAGACGGCATTTGGTTTAAATCGCATCATGACGGCAGTAAGCATTTTTTCTCGCCTGAAAGTGTAATAGAGTCTGAGGCGGCCATAGGTTCGGACATATGGACTTGTTTAGACGTTCTTATGCCTAACTCCGCGCATAAAGCGGATTTAAGGCGCGCGCTTGCTACTACAAAACTTTGGGCGGAACGCGCCGCTGCTCATTATAAAAAAATAGTGCCGGAGCAAAACATACAGCAAAATGAAGACGGTAGTTTTAGCGTCGGACACAGTATTTTATTTGGTATTATACAAGGTTCAATTTACCCCGATTTGCGTGAAGAAGCCGCCAAGCATATGGCCCGGCAAGACGTGCACGGTTTTTGTATCGGCGGTTTAAGCGTGGGCGAAACTTTGCAGGAAATGAATACCGCCGTTGAAGCCACCATACCGCATTTACCTGAAGGAAAACCGCGCTACTTAATGGGGTTGGGCACGCCGATAGAAATTCTTGAATGTATTGAACGCGGCGTTGATATGTTTGACTGTGTTTGGCCTACAAGAGTTGCGCGCAACGGACAGGCCATGACCAGTGAAGGAAAGGTTAATATTAAAAATAACGCGCACAGACTTTCAGAGGAACCTTTGGATAAAAATTGCGATTGCTGGGTTTGCAAACGTTATACAAGGGCGTATCTTTCGCACTTGTATAGAGCGGGCGAGCTTACCAGCCACAGGCTTATATCAATACATAATATAAGGTTCTTAATAAAGACTATGGAACGTGTAAGAGCGGCCATTTTAGACGGTACATTCAGACAGCTTAAAAAAGAAATTATTGAAAAATACAAATAG
- a CDS encoding sensor histidine kinase encodes MDIAILNDFVFIGVLVLILLGLAVFLTVFLTKKIALKKMHRTIVKAEHNYQQQIGTLQQQLSTKVEMLENMVEKLTLSNQELNRLSEIKSKFMSIVAHDLKQPLSSIQGLTSVLMLDGVAGGGVGDQQALNNILKATDNMNMLMSDLMDISMIEAGKFKMDFKEFELNGLINDIYAMQHINAQKKGINIIRYDYPEPIVIQADRFRISQVLNNLLSNAIKFTPQGGRIEIRFNLEDTVAKVFIKDNGPGIEHSELQKIFEKFHQSSSLDKRSRRQGWGLGLAISCEIIKSHHGDIGAISNGVGHGTVFIIELPLKQTEAL; translated from the coding sequence ATGGACATCGCAATACTTAACGATTTTGTTTTTATAGGGGTGCTCGTTCTGATTTTATTAGGACTGGCGGTATTTTTAACTGTTTTTCTTACAAAAAAAATAGCCCTTAAAAAAATGCACCGTACAATCGTTAAAGCCGAACATAACTACCAACAGCAAATCGGAACTTTGCAACAGCAACTTTCTACAAAAGTGGAAATGCTTGAAAACATGGTTGAAAAGCTCACCCTTTCCAATCAGGAACTTAACCGCCTTAGCGAAATTAAATCAAAGTTTATGTCCATTGTGGCGCATGACTTAAAGCAGCCTCTTTCTTCTATACAAGGTTTAACGTCCGTACTTATGTTAGACGGCGTAGCCGGGGGCGGAGTTGGCGACCAGCAGGCATTAAATAACATTTTAAAAGCCACCGATAATATGAATATGCTGATGAGCGACTTAATGGACATCAGCATGATTGAAGCCGGTAAATTTAAAATGGATTTTAAAGAGTTTGAACTTAACGGCCTTATTAACGATATTTACGCCATGCAGCATATAAACGCGCAAAAAAAAGGCATAAACATAATAAGATATGACTATCCGGAACCCATTGTAATACAGGCCGACAGGTTTAGAATTTCGCAGGTTTTAAATAACCTGCTAAGCAACGCCATTAAATTTACGCCGCAGGGCGGGCGAATTGAAATAAGATTTAATCTTGAAGATACAGTAGCCAAAGTTTTTATTAAAGATAACGGCCCGGGCATTGAACATTCGGAACTGCAAAAAATTTTTGAAAAGTTTCACCAAAGCTCCTCTTTAGACAAACGATCCAGAAGGCAAGGTTGGGGCTTGGGCCTTGCAATATCATGTGAAATTATTAAATCCCACCACGGCGATATCGGCGCTATAAGCAATGGCGTAGGCCACGGAACGGTATTTATTATAGAACTGCCTTTAAAACAAACTGAAGCTTTATAA
- a CDS encoding L-threonylcarbamoyladenylate synthase — MMKTRIFKIEEVTKEIMLQAVNDLKNGAVIIAPTDTVYGIMADALNPQAVKRMCEIKQKPSDVPLQYLASDIKYAKRIALFSPKATLLAEKYWPGPLTIIVPPSKEGKKYLRGFDTLGIRVPKNDFIANLLNAFGGVAAASSANLHSKPVINSQEELIKEFNGKVDYIFTGGQFSSESSTVLSLEPFKIFREGGIKEKDVLNFFAENANIF; from the coding sequence ATGATGAAGACGCGGATTTTTAAAATTGAAGAGGTTACAAAAGAAATAATGCTTCAAGCCGTTAATGATTTAAAAAACGGTGCCGTTATAATTGCGCCTACAGACACCGTTTACGGCATTATGGCTGACGCTCTTAACCCCCAAGCTGTTAAAAGAATGTGCGAAATAAAACAAAAGCCTTCAGATGTGCCTTTACAATATCTTGCCTCTGACATAAAATACGCTAAGCGTATTGCGCTGTTTTCACCCAAGGCCACGCTGCTGGCGGAAAAATACTGGCCCGGTCCGCTTACGATAATAGTTCCCCCCAGCAAAGAAGGTAAAAAATACCTGCGCGGTTTTGACACCCTGGGCATAAGGGTACCTAAAAATGATTTTATTGCTAATTTATTAAATGCTTTTGGCGGGGTGGCGGCCGCAAGCAGCGCGAATTTGCATTCTAAACCGGTTATTAACAGCCAAGAGGAACTTATAAAAGAATTTAACGGTAAAGTAGATTATATTTTTACAGGCGGTCAGTTTAGCAGCGAGTCTTCCACGGTTTTAAGCCTTGAACCTTTTAAAATTTTTAGAGAGGGCGGCATTAAAGAAAAAGATGTATTAAATTTTTTCGCTGAAAATGCTAATATCTTTTAA
- the rsmI gene encoding 16S rRNA (cytidine(1402)-2'-O)-methyltransferase, whose amino-acid sequence MLYIVPTPIGNLADITLRALETLKTVDVVFAEDTRRSKTLLSHFLIDKPLIRYNENDPHSVSHCLNMAMHKNCALVCDGGTPCISDPGWKLVKECLSKGIKVVPLPGPSALTCALSGAGITGGAFTFLGFMPRKTGKISKLIAAAYELEKPIVIYESPYRIVKLLEIISGVLGPQTPIIAARELTKVYEEWLRGPVSEIIAALNKKNKILGEFVLIIDRPAKEENDEDADF is encoded by the coding sequence ATGTTATATATTGTTCCAACCCCCATAGGCAATTTAGCCGACATTACACTACGCGCGTTAGAAACGCTTAAAACCGTTGACGTCGTTTTCGCCGAAGATACAAGAAGGTCTAAAACACTTCTTTCGCATTTCTTAATTGATAAACCTTTAATACGTTACAATGAAAATGACCCGCACAGCGTCAGCCACTGCTTAAATATGGCTATGCATAAAAACTGCGCCCTTGTATGCGACGGCGGAACACCTTGTATTTCAGACCCGGGGTGGAAGCTTGTAAAAGAATGTCTGTCCAAAGGAATTAAGGTGGTGCCGCTGCCGGGACCAAGCGCTTTAACCTGCGCGCTGTCAGGCGCCGGTATAACGGGCGGCGCTTTTACATTTTTAGGTTTTATGCCAAGAAAAACGGGGAAAATTTCTAAACTTATTGCCGCGGCTTATGAGCTTGAAAAACCGATTGTCATTTACGAATCCCCATACCGGATAGTTAAACTTTTAGAAATTATTTCCGGTGTTTTGGGCCCCCAAACACCGATAATAGCGGCAAGAGAACTTACAAAAGTTTATGAGGAATGGCTAAGAGGCCCGGTAAGCGAAATTATAGCGGCGCTTAACAAGAAAAATAAAATTTTGGGCGAATTTGTTTTAATAATTGACCGCCCCGCAAAAGAAGAAAATGATGAAGACGCGGATTTTTAA
- a CDS encoding phosphoribosylaminoimidazolesuccinocarboxamide synthase, whose amino-acid sequence MNNSQINLPLLKKGKVRDVYDAGKMLLIVASDRVSVFDCVLPSQIPDKGKILTQISNFWFAKTISIVPNHMISSDINEINIILKLGLDPQYYSGRTVLVKKCERIDFECVVRGYITGSAWKEYQKSGTVCGEKIKEGLKEAQKFPEPIFTPASKADTGHDENVSFAYMLSHMDKNLAYKIKDTSIKLYNFAEEYLKNCGIILADTKFEFGLIDGDLILIDEILTPDSSRFWDAALYKTGTNPPGFDKQFVRDYMEQTGWDKNPPPPAMPQSIALAAAKKYKEALSRIEKGSV is encoded by the coding sequence ATGAATAACAGCCAAATAAACCTTCCTTTACTAAAAAAAGGAAAAGTTAGAGACGTTTACGACGCAGGCAAAATGCTTCTTATTGTCGCATCGGACCGTGTTTCCGTATTTGACTGTGTGCTTCCTTCACAGATTCCCGATAAAGGTAAAATACTTACTCAAATAAGCAATTTTTGGTTTGCAAAAACAATTTCTATTGTGCCGAATCATATGATTTCGTCGGATATTAATGAAATTAATATAATTTTAAAACTTGGTTTGGACCCACAGTACTACAGCGGGCGCACCGTTTTGGTTAAAAAATGCGAAAGGATTGATTTTGAGTGTGTTGTAAGAGGGTATATAACAGGCTCAGCTTGGAAAGAATACCAAAAATCAGGCACCGTCTGCGGCGAAAAAATAAAAGAAGGTCTCAAAGAGGCCCAAAAATTTCCAGAACCTATTTTTACCCCGGCAAGTAAAGCTGATACAGGACATGATGAAAATGTTTCTTTTGCTTATATGCTGTCTCATATGGATAAAAACCTGGCATATAAAATTAAAGATACCAGCATTAAACTTTATAACTTCGCGGAAGAATATCTTAAAAATTGCGGAATAATTTTGGCCGACACTAAATTTGAATTCGGACTAATTGACGGCGATCTTATTTTGATTGATGAAATCCTTACGCCTGATTCCTCGCGTTTTTGGGACGCGGCGTTATATAAAACGGGCACAAACCCACCCGGTTTTGATAAACAATTTGTAAGAGATTATATGGAGCAGACAGGCTGGGATAAAAACCCGCCTCCGCCTGCCATGCCGCAGTCCATAGCGTTGGCTGCCGCAAAAAAATATAAAGAGGCTTTGTCTAGAATAGAAAAAGGCAGCGTATAA
- a CDS encoding phosphoribosylformylglycinamidine synthase subunit PurS: MKYFVEVFHKRDYGSHKENGIKNRLSSVGLKGIENVNSYTIYSVEGVYSKKQIESIAKDLLCDPVLEKYSVSSSKPQKGVFKIEVWIRDSSTDVVGEGVKDAVAALGFEKPASVRVAAAFNISGKFTEKELDAAVKKTFVNQVVNKYLITKGA, encoded by the coding sequence ATGAAATATTTTGTAGAAGTTTTTCATAAACGTGATTACGGCAGTCATAAAGAAAACGGTATAAAAAACCGTTTGTCCAGCGTCGGCTTAAAAGGGATTGAGAATGTTAATTCTTATACCATATATTCTGTTGAAGGCGTTTACAGTAAAAAACAAATAGAAAGTATAGCTAAGGATTTGCTTTGCGATCCTGTGCTTGAAAAATATTCGGTTTCTTCCTCCAAGCCGCAAAAAGGCGTTTTTAAAATAGAAGTTTGGATAAGGGATTCCTCTACCGACGTTGTGGGTGAAGGTGTAAAAGACGCCGTTGCCGCTTTAGGATTTGAAAAGCCCGCTTCCGTAAGGGTAGCGGCGGCTTTTAATATTTCCGGCAAATTTACCGAAAAAGAATTAGACGCGGCTGTTAAAAAAACATTCGTTAACCAGGTAGTAAACAAATATTTAATTACAAAGGGTGCTTAA
- the purL gene encoding phosphoribosylformylglycinamidine synthase subunit PurL, with protein MEENLRNFDKLSKKELFDLQARAGWSLVTEEMVAAQDYFKSIGRAPTQAELETIAQTWSEHCKHKTFNGPVTMVKDGKKEVIKDGLFKTTIYKATKKLNKKWCLSVFKDNAGVVEFGQGKKWALAFKAETHNHPCAVEPYGGAETGVGGVIRDILGVGLGAKPVVNTDIFCFADPDYKAKLPAAALHPKRIFRGVVDGVRDYGNRMGIPTASGAIWFDDRYALNPLVFVGTIGIMPTWAIEKSVKAGDLVVSIGGRTGRDGLHGATFSSANIEDASEVSAVQIGHAINEKKVLDAMLRLRDKRLYRGCTDCGAGGFSSAIGELGGETGVRVDLSKAVLKESKIKPWEIWVSESQERMILSVPPKNLKEVKKILEAEDCEYSVMGEFTNTGRLEVYFGKEKIVDLSNDFLHGGVPKMMRKAVWNTPKTKPSRIKEMKNYGAVLHKTLAHLNTCSREDVIRQYDHEVQSGTVVKPLQGVTHDGPGDATVIWPASATGNLKDYNGFAVTHGLNPAIGKIDPYQMALNCCDEAVRNLLCVGADINKTAFLDNFCWGSPENPKLLGELVLCAKGCYDGAMAYSAPFISGKDSFYNQSKDAKGNDVAIPSTILISATAPVHDIRKSVTMDFKEAASSVYVVGVTKDEFGGSVTADILGLKNIAAPKVDAKAALKTYQKVYKVISGGLVNAAHDISQGGLAAALSEMCFSGAYGAEINLKKVLTEGKLSDGQILFSESACRLVLEVNSENEKAFLKALKGVKLSKIGQTNSTPSLIIKGQKGAEVISEKLSKLKKSWRDTLKGVL; from the coding sequence ATGGAAGAAAATTTGAGAAATTTTGACAAGTTGTCTAAGAAAGAACTTTTTGATTTACAGGCCCGCGCGGGCTGGAGCCTTGTTACGGAAGAAATGGTAGCCGCGCAGGATTATTTTAAATCCATAGGCCGCGCTCCAACCCAGGCGGAGCTTGAAACAATAGCCCAAACCTGGTCCGAACATTGCAAGCACAAAACTTTTAACGGCCCCGTTACAATGGTTAAAGACGGCAAAAAAGAAGTTATTAAAGACGGTCTTTTTAAAACAACAATTTATAAAGCCACTAAAAAATTAAATAAGAAATGGTGCCTTTCCGTTTTTAAAGATAATGCCGGCGTAGTTGAATTCGGGCAAGGGAAAAAATGGGCTTTAGCTTTTAAGGCCGAAACGCACAACCACCCTTGCGCGGTTGAGCCTTACGGCGGTGCGGAAACGGGCGTAGGCGGCGTTATACGTGATATTTTAGGCGTGGGCCTTGGCGCTAAACCTGTGGTTAATACGGATATTTTTTGCTTTGCCGACCCTGATTATAAAGCTAAACTTCCCGCCGCAGCGCTGCACCCAAAGCGTATTTTCAGGGGGGTAGTTGACGGCGTAAGAGATTACGGCAACCGCATGGGTATACCTACCGCCTCAGGCGCTATTTGGTTTGACGACCGCTACGCCTTAAACCCTTTGGTTTTTGTAGGAACCATAGGCATTATGCCTACGTGGGCTATAGAAAAATCCGTTAAAGCGGGTGATTTGGTTGTGTCCATCGGCGGAAGGACCGGGCGCGACGGCTTACACGGAGCTACGTTTTCCTCAGCTAATATTGAGGACGCGAGCGAAGTTTCCGCCGTGCAGATAGGCCACGCTATTAACGAGAAAAAAGTTTTAGATGCTATGCTCCGGCTTAGAGATAAACGTCTTTACAGAGGATGCACCGACTGCGGCGCGGGCGGGTTTTCTTCCGCCATAGGCGAACTTGGCGGGGAAACCGGCGTGCGTGTTGACTTAAGCAAAGCTGTTTTAAAAGAAAGCAAAATAAAACCTTGGGAAATATGGGTGTCCGAATCACAGGAAAGAATGATACTCTCCGTCCCGCCCAAAAACTTAAAAGAAGTTAAAAAAATACTTGAGGCCGAGGATTGTGAGTATAGCGTAATGGGTGAATTTACAAATACCGGCAGGCTGGAAGTTTACTTCGGTAAGGAAAAAATTGTGGATCTTAGCAATGATTTTCTACACGGCGGCGTTCCTAAAATGATGAGAAAAGCCGTATGGAATACACCAAAAACAAAACCTTCCAGAATTAAAGAGATGAAAAACTACGGAGCGGTTTTACATAAAACTCTTGCCCATTTAAACACTTGCTCAAGGGAAGACGTTATAAGACAATATGACCATGAGGTGCAATCGGGTACAGTGGTAAAACCTTTACAAGGCGTTACGCATGACGGCCCGGGCGACGCTACCGTAATTTGGCCCGCCAGCGCCACGGGTAATTTAAAAGATTATAACGGTTTTGCGGTAACGCATGGGCTTAACCCTGCTATAGGTAAAATTGACCCTTACCAAATGGCTCTTAACTGCTGTGACGAAGCGGTAAGGAACCTGCTTTGCGTAGGCGCGGACATTAATAAAACCGCTTTCTTAGATAACTTTTGCTGGGGCAGCCCCGAAAACCCCAAACTTCTTGGGGAACTTGTGCTTTGCGCTAAAGGCTGTTATGACGGCGCCATGGCTTACTCGGCCCCTTTTATATCGGGTAAAGACAGTTTTTACAATCAAAGTAAAGACGCTAAAGGCAACGATGTGGCCATACCCTCAACAATATTAATATCGGCTACAGCGCCTGTTCATGATATAAGAAAATCTGTTACCATGGACTTTAAGGAGGCTGCTTCAAGCGTTTATGTTGTGGGCGTAACTAAAGATGAGTTCGGCGGCAGCGTAACGGCCGATATTTTGGGACTTAAAAATATTGCGGCGCCAAAAGTTGACGCTAAAGCGGCTTTAAAAACTTACCAAAAAGTTTACAAAGTTATTTCGGGCGGTTTAGTAAACGCAGCGCATGATATCAGCCAGGGCGGCTTAGCCGCCGCGCTTTCGGAAATGTGTTTCAGCGGCGCTTATGGCGCTGAGATTAACCTTAAAAAGGTTTTAACCGAAGGCAAACTCTCCGACGGACAAATTTTATTTAGCGAATCGGCCTGCCGTTTGGTGCTTGAAGTTAACTCTGAAAATGAAAAAGCTTTTTTAAAGGCTTTAAAAGGCGTTAAGCTTTCTAAAATAGGGCAGACAAATTCAACCCCCAGCCTTATAATTAAAGGACAAAAAGGCGCGGAAGTTATTAGTGAAAAACTTTCCAAACTTAAAAAGAGCTGGCGCGATACTTTAAAAGGAGTTTTATAA